The proteins below come from a single Gehongia tenuis genomic window:
- a CDS encoding ABC transporter ATP-binding protein, whose product MTKLFRYLKSYVGAIAGVLVLVFLQCLAQLYMPDIMSRIVDEGIAGGAGTNYIIKQGGLMLLVAVGGSVATIGAAFLASRTAAGFCKDVRHDVFEHVEKYTLNEFDQIGTASLVTRTTNDITQMQQFLVMFLRMMLMAPMMAVGGIIMAAGKDGQLTWVLIGIIAVLFIIVMLIAGRTFPLFKSMQKKVDRINLVLREKLTGIRVIRAFNKDEYERKRFDEANTDLTRTAIRIQRIMAAMMPAVMFGMNMLAVVVVWVGGHRVVNMDLGVGDLMAFIQYGMQIMMALMMATMLFVQLPRASAAGSRISEVLGMKPEINDPELPQKPAEDQRGSVEFRDVTFRYPGAEEPTLEHISFRSGPGEVTAIIGGTGSGKSTLLNLILRFYDAESGEILVDGVNVKDMTRQELRDRIAYVPQKAVLFAGTVSENICQGKQDATDEEVHKAASIAQASGFVEEMEGGFEARIEQGGTNVSGGQRQRLSIARALVRKAKINLFDDSFSALDFKTEASLRRDLAKETEDATVIIVGQRVASIMNADHILVLDDGRIAGIGTHQELMQGCEVYREIVASQLSEEEIA is encoded by the coding sequence GTGACAAAACTCTTTAGGTACCTCAAATCCTATGTTGGGGCCATTGCAGGCGTGCTGGTACTGGTTTTTCTTCAGTGCCTGGCTCAGTTGTACATGCCGGATATCATGTCGCGGATCGTGGACGAAGGCATCGCGGGCGGCGCGGGTACGAATTACATCATAAAGCAGGGCGGACTCATGCTGCTGGTCGCGGTGGGCGGAAGCGTTGCCACCATTGGTGCGGCCTTTTTGGCTTCCCGAACGGCGGCAGGATTTTGCAAGGATGTGCGCCACGATGTTTTTGAGCATGTGGAAAAATACACATTGAACGAATTTGACCAGATCGGCACCGCCTCTCTGGTCACCCGAACCACCAATGACATCACCCAAATGCAGCAGTTTTTGGTGATGTTCCTGCGGATGATGCTGATGGCGCCCATGATGGCTGTTGGCGGCATCATCATGGCGGCAGGCAAGGATGGGCAGCTCACCTGGGTGCTTATCGGCATTATCGCCGTTTTGTTCATCATCGTGATGCTCATTGCGGGCCGGACCTTCCCGCTGTTTAAATCGATGCAGAAGAAGGTGGACCGCATCAACCTGGTGCTCCGGGAAAAGCTGACGGGCATTCGGGTCATTCGGGCTTTCAACAAGGATGAGTATGAACGGAAACGCTTTGACGAGGCCAACACCGATCTGACCCGCACGGCCATCCGCATTCAGCGCATCATGGCGGCCATGATGCCGGCGGTCATGTTCGGTATGAACATGCTGGCGGTGGTCGTGGTCTGGGTGGGCGGCCACCGGGTCGTCAATATGGATCTCGGCGTGGGCGATTTGATGGCTTTCATACAGTACGGCATGCAGATCATGATGGCCCTCATGATGGCCACCATGCTGTTTGTACAGCTTCCCCGGGCTTCAGCGGCGGGCAGCCGTATCAGCGAGGTGCTGGGCATGAAGCCGGAGATTAACGACCCCGAACTGCCGCAGAAGCCGGCGGAAGATCAGCGGGGGAGTGTGGAGTTCCGGGATGTGACCTTTCGCTATCCCGGCGCCGAGGAGCCCACTTTGGAGCACATCTCCTTCAGATCCGGGCCCGGCGAGGTGACGGCCATCATCGGCGGCACCGGTTCGGGCAAGAGTACGCTGCTCAACCTGATCCTGCGTTTTTATGATGCGGAATCGGGTGAGATTCTGGTCGATGGGGTGAATGTGAAGGATATGACCCGTCAGGAGCTTCGGGACCGTATCGCCTATGTTCCGCAAAAGGCCGTGCTTTTTGCGGGCACGGTGTCGGAAAATATCTGCCAGGGCAAGCAGGACGCCACGGACGAAGAGGTGCATAAGGCCGCCAGCATCGCCCAGGCCTCCGGCTTTGTGGAGGAGATGGAGGGCGGCTTTGAGGCCAGGATTGAACAGGGCGGCACCAATGTGTCCGGCGGCCAGCGACAGCGTCTTTCCATCGCCCGGGCGCTGGTGCGGAAGGCCAAGATCAATCTTTTTGACGACAGCTTTTCCGCCCTGGATTTCAAGACGGAAGCCAGTCTGAGACGGGATCTGGCCAAAGAGACGGAGGACGCCACGGTCATCATTGTGGGACAGCGGGTGGCCTCCATCATGAACGCCGACCATATCCTGGTGCTGGATGACGGCAGGATCGCCGGTATCGGCACCCATCAAGAATTGATGCAGGGCTGTGAGGTCTATCGCGAGATCGTGGCCTCCCAGCTTTCGGAGGAGGAGATCGCATGA
- a CDS encoding M23 family metallopeptidase has product MKIQALPQSIINPALKVRDDIKSDFVLKALILANDGTGPLTITKLTYGLVALNQLVKEIVYPGDALTERLEDGYQQIVSNDPWILKSMLGSSIRWRPEVMSKTRVLQPGQEAVLLNEYFIAVAAQPIDAVEIRVQYQQNGIEASERLVLPVTDYHTRNAYTFPLKGVWQVSGNYDFYFGHRTHYALEFSIDMEKLNNDGMLKWKDAMANEDFVSYGQQVFAIGDGEVVDCFNDAHWRILFHDDFADKEKRRMLKQMEEQVGRMPLQYGNYVVLKHAHGEYSVYAHMIEGSVAVQKGNHVRQGDVLGRVGNVGFSTGPHLHFHLMDGPDVYSARGLPCHFTNLMDCRRNPLSLIQQEYTLVMAKP; this is encoded by the coding sequence ATGAAAATTCAGGCACTCCCCCAATCGATCATCAATCCGGCACTCAAGGTCAGGGACGATATCAAATCGGATTTCGTCCTGAAGGCCCTCATCCTTGCCAATGATGGGACGGGGCCGCTGACGATTACAAAATTGACCTATGGTCTGGTGGCCTTAAACCAACTGGTCAAGGAGATCGTCTATCCTGGGGATGCCCTTACGGAAAGGCTTGAGGACGGCTATCAGCAAATCGTCTCAAACGATCCATGGATCCTGAAATCAATGCTGGGCTCCTCCATCCGCTGGCGACCCGAAGTAATGAGCAAAACCCGGGTCCTGCAGCCCGGTCAGGAGGCCGTACTTCTCAATGAATATTTCATTGCCGTCGCCGCCCAGCCCATCGATGCCGTGGAAATCCGCGTTCAGTACCAGCAAAACGGCATTGAGGCCAGCGAACGGCTCGTTCTGCCAGTGACAGACTATCACACCCGAAATGCTTACACCTTCCCCCTCAAGGGTGTGTGGCAGGTCAGCGGCAATTACGACTTTTACTTTGGCCATCGCACCCATTACGCTCTGGAATTCTCCATTGATATGGAAAAACTCAATAACGACGGCATGCTCAAATGGAAGGATGCCATGGCAAACGAGGACTTCGTCTCCTACGGCCAGCAGGTTTTTGCCATCGGTGACGGCGAGGTGGTGGATTGTTTCAACGATGCCCACTGGCGCATCCTCTTCCATGATGATTTTGCCGACAAGGAGAAAAGAAGGATGCTGAAACAAATGGAGGAGCAAGTGGGGCGCATGCCCCTTCAATACGGCAACTATGTGGTTTTAAAGCATGCTCACGGAGAATACTCCGTCTATGCCCACATGATTGAGGGCAGCGTGGCCGTGCAAAAAGGAAACCACGTGCGGCAGGGCGACGTGCTGGGGCGCGTCGGCAATGTGGGCTTTTCCACCGGTCCCCATCTGCACTTTCATTTGATGGATGGGCCGGATGTTTACAGCGCAAGAGGGCTCCCCTGTCATTTCACAAATCTAATGGACTGCCGCAGAAATCCCCTGTCCCTTATTCAGCAGGAATACACATTGGTGATGGCTAAGCCGTAA
- a CDS encoding MarR family winged helix-turn-helix transcriptional regulator, giving the protein MDPEMNGVVRQLMEAFHAFQKLHVEKHGPKIGASRSEITLLLMLHAHGGEKGLKVSQLSRRLDVAPPTVTQMINSLERKGFLERSIDPEDRRAVLVKLTERGSEIMERGRRELMQRFHGLIQYMGPEDAKELARLLNKTAEYMRHRQIKKGEIGDDQV; this is encoded by the coding sequence GTGGACCCGGAAATGAATGGGGTAGTTCGGCAGTTGATGGAGGCCTTTCATGCCTTTCAAAAACTGCATGTTGAAAAGCATGGACCCAAGATTGGAGCGAGCCGCAGCGAGATAACGCTTCTGCTCATGCTTCATGCCCACGGAGGGGAAAAGGGGTTAAAGGTCAGTCAACTCAGCAGGCGCCTTGATGTTGCCCCGCCCACGGTGACCCAGATGATCAATTCGTTGGAACGGAAGGGCTTTTTGGAACGGAGCATCGATCCTGAAGATCGCCGGGCGGTTTTGGTGAAGCTGACCGAACGGGGAAGCGAAATTATGGAGCGGGGGCGAAGGGAACTCATGCAGCGCTTTCATGGCCTTATCCAATACATGGGCCCCGAGGATGCCAAGGAACTGGCAAGGCTGCTCAATAAAACGGCGGAATATATGAGACACCGTCAAATAAAAAAGGGCGAGATCGGAGATGATCAAGTGTGA
- the msrB gene encoding peptide-methionine (R)-S-oxide reductase MsrB: MNEKWNRQDLRERLTPEQFDVTQNNRTERPFSSPYVNLAAPGIYVDVVSGEPLFSSKDKFDGGCGWPSFDRPIGQVVEQMDHSYGMRRVEVRSAEGDSHLGHVFPDGPTNTGMRYCINGAALRFVPLEDMEAEGYGEWVRLFEEGDQNEN, translated from the coding sequence ATGAATGAAAAGTGGAACCGCCAGGATTTGAGGGAAAGACTCACCCCGGAACAGTTTGACGTGACCCAGAACAATCGCACGGAGCGACCCTTCTCCAGTCCTTACGTGAACCTTGCGGCACCGGGCATCTATGTGGACGTGGTCAGCGGCGAGCCGCTGTTCTCCTCGAAGGATAAATTCGATGGGGGCTGCGGCTGGCCCAGCTTTGACCGGCCCATAGGCCAGGTTGTGGAACAGATGGATCACAGCTACGGTATGCGGCGCGTCGAGGTGCGAAGCGCGGAAGGAGACAGCCATCTTGGCCATGTTTTCCCTGACGGCCCCACAAACACGGGAATGCGCTACTGCATCAATGGCGCGGCCCTGCGTTTCGTGCCCCTGGAGGATATGGAGGCCGAAGGGTATGGGGAATGGGTCAGGCTATTTGAGGAAGGAGATCAAAATGAAAATTGA
- the eno gene encoding phosphopyruvate hydratase gives MKIEKLEALEILDSRGNPTLQVTAELEYGIQGVAAVPSGASTGTFEAVELRDGGNRFGGKGVEKAAGYVNGPIANEIVGMEVFRQREIDETMIALDGSENKSNLGANAILGVSIAVAKAAAQAHGLPLYRYLGGIGAHVLPVPMMNILNGGRHADNGLDFQEFMIMPVGAENFREALRMCAEIYQNLKTLLLDKGLSTGVGDEGGFAPRVSGAEEAINAILEAVERSGYTDAVKLAMDAAASEFYDSGARVYHFANSERSSEEMVHYYEALTREYPVISLEDGLAEEDWEGWKMLTEALGGKLQLVGDDLFVTNTERLSKGIQMGAGNAILVKMNQIGTLSETLDAVAMAHHAGYASIISHRSGETEDTTIADLAVALGSGQIKTGAPCRSERVAKYNRLLAIEHELGREAGFGRVPKEFVD, from the coding sequence ATGAAAATTGAAAAACTAGAGGCCCTGGAGATCTTGGATTCTCGGGGCAATCCAACGCTGCAGGTGACAGCGGAGCTGGAATACGGCATTCAGGGCGTGGCTGCAGTGCCCTCCGGCGCCTCGACGGGCACCTTTGAGGCGGTGGAACTCCGCGATGGCGGCAACCGTTTTGGCGGTAAGGGTGTGGAAAAGGCGGCGGGTTATGTAAACGGGCCCATCGCCAACGAAATTGTGGGTATGGAGGTCTTCCGGCAGCGTGAGATCGACGAGACCATGATTGCTCTGGATGGCAGCGAGAACAAGTCAAATCTTGGCGCCAATGCCATTTTAGGCGTATCCATCGCGGTGGCCAAGGCTGCGGCGCAGGCCCATGGCCTGCCGCTATACCGCTATCTTGGCGGCATCGGCGCCCATGTCCTTCCGGTGCCCATGATGAACATCCTGAATGGCGGCCGTCATGCGGACAACGGCCTTGATTTTCAGGAGTTTATGATCATGCCGGTGGGCGCCGAAAATTTCAGGGAGGCTCTTCGTATGTGCGCCGAGATTTACCAGAACCTCAAGACCCTTCTTCTGGATAAGGGATTATCCACCGGCGTGGGGGATGAAGGAGGCTTTGCACCCCGGGTCAGCGGGGCGGAGGAGGCCATCAATGCCATTCTGGAGGCGGTGGAACGCTCCGGCTATACCGACGCCGTCAAGCTGGCCATGGACGCGGCAGCCAGTGAATTTTATGACAGCGGAGCCCGAGTCTATCATTTTGCCAACTCCGAACGTAGCAGCGAGGAGATGGTTCACTACTATGAGGCGCTGACCCGCGAGTACCCGGTGATTTCTTTGGAGGATGGTCTCGCGGAAGAGGATTGGGAGGGCTGGAAGATGCTCACCGAGGCGCTGGGCGGAAAACTGCAGCTGGTGGGGGACGATCTATTCGTGACCAACACCGAGCGGCTTTCAAAAGGCATTCAAATGGGCGCGGGCAATGCCATTTTGGTGAAGATGAATCAAATCGGCACCCTCAGCGAAACTTTGGATGCGGTAGCCATGGCCCATCACGCCGGATACGCCTCGATCATTTCCCATCGTTCCGGTGAGACGGAGGATACGACCATCGCTGATCTGGCGGTGGCCCTTGGCAGCGGCCAGATCAAGACCGGCGCGCCCTGCCGCAGCGAACGTGTGGCCAAATACAACCGCCTGCTGGCCATCGAACATGAGCTTGGCCGGGAGGCGGGCTTCGGCCGGGTTCCCAAAGAATTCGTAGATTGA
- a CDS encoding ABC transporter ATP-binding protein: MSERRTRRGLGGHRGPGGPGVAMAFEKPKDFSGTLKRILSYLKPHAWKIFVVFVAAAISTVFMILAPDKLGQATTELFKYFSVPGTLAQDVFSAVFDILLVLASYYLLSALFNWVQQFIMAGVSQRVVYDLREEVDQKLSRLPLKYFDGQSHGDVLSRVTNDVDTIANTLQQSLTQTVTSVVTLIGVTFMMFKINWILAIVVLCTLPLSALAARFVVKHSQRYFLGQQTSLGDMSGHVEEIYGGHRVVKAYGLEEDALHKFNGINERLYESGWRSQFISGIMMPLLNFVGNFGYVIICVLGSVFVTKGRMTIGNVQSFIQYARQFTQPINQTANIANVIQSTVAAAERVFEIMDEPEQVPDTSDPKLLSMPKGHVTFEDVAFSYSPDTPLIDNLNIEVRSGQTVAIVGPTGAGKTTLVNLLMRFYELDEGRILVDGVDIREMPRDDLRSLFGMVLQDTWLFNGTIRENIAYSCNREVSDEEIHAAAKAAYADRFIRTLPHGYDTVINEEASNISQGQKQLLTIARAILADPPILILDEATSNVDTRTEVYIQRAMNKLMVGRTSFVIAHRLSTIKEADLILVMNAGHVIEQGTHQELLEQKGFYADLYNSQFAGQQSA, encoded by the coding sequence ATGAGTGAACGTAGAACCAGAAGGGGCCTTGGCGGTCACCGCGGTCCGGGCGGCCCCGGCGTGGCCATGGCCTTTGAAAAGCCCAAGGATTTTTCCGGAACGCTGAAACGCATATTGTCCTATCTTAAACCCCACGCCTGGAAAATTTTCGTGGTGTTTGTGGCGGCGGCGATCAGCACCGTATTCATGATCCTGGCACCGGATAAGCTGGGTCAGGCCACCACCGAACTGTTCAAATATTTCTCCGTGCCGGGCACCCTTGCGCAGGATGTTTTTTCGGCGGTGTTTGATATCCTGCTGGTGCTGGCAAGCTATTATCTTTTGAGCGCGCTGTTCAACTGGGTGCAGCAGTTTATCATGGCCGGAGTGTCTCAGCGGGTGGTGTACGACCTTCGTGAAGAGGTGGACCAAAAGCTTTCCCGGCTGCCTCTCAAATATTTTGACGGGCAGTCCCATGGGGACGTGCTTTCCCGGGTCACCAACGATGTGGATACCATCGCCAACACGCTGCAGCAGTCCCTGACCCAGACGGTCACTTCGGTGGTGACGCTCATTGGCGTGACCTTCATGATGTTCAAGATCAATTGGATTTTGGCCATTGTGGTGCTGTGCACTCTCCCGCTGAGCGCTCTCGCCGCCCGTTTTGTGGTCAAACACTCCCAGCGCTACTTTTTGGGCCAGCAGACCTCTCTTGGCGACATGAGCGGTCATGTGGAGGAGATCTACGGCGGTCACCGGGTGGTCAAGGCCTATGGGCTGGAGGAGGATGCTCTCCATAAATTCAATGGCATCAATGAACGGCTCTATGAATCGGGCTGGCGCAGTCAGTTTATCTCCGGTATCATGATGCCGCTGCTGAACTTTGTGGGCAACTTTGGGTATGTGATTATCTGTGTATTGGGCTCGGTTTTTGTGACCAAGGGCCGCATGACCATCGGTAATGTGCAGTCCTTCATCCAGTACGCCCGGCAGTTCACCCAGCCGATCAACCAGACCGCCAACATTGCAAACGTGATTCAGTCCACCGTAGCAGCGGCGGAGCGGGTGTTTGAAATCATGGACGAACCGGAGCAGGTGCCCGACACCAGCGATCCCAAGCTGTTGTCCATGCCGAAGGGCCACGTGACCTTTGAGGATGTGGCTTTCTCCTATAGCCCGGATACGCCGCTCATCGACAATCTCAATATTGAGGTGAGATCCGGTCAGACGGTGGCCATCGTGGGCCCCACCGGCGCAGGAAAGACCACGCTGGTCAATCTGCTCATGCGCTTCTACGAGCTGGATGAGGGCCGGATTTTGGTGGACGGCGTGGATATTCGGGAAATGCCGCGGGACGATCTCAGATCCCTGTTTGGCATGGTGCTGCAGGATACGTGGCTTTTTAACGGCACCATTCGGGAGAACATCGCCTACTCCTGCAACCGCGAGGTGAGCGATGAGGAGATCCATGCAGCGGCCAAGGCCGCCTATGCGGACCGATTCATCCGCACTTTGCCCCATGGCTATGACACGGTGATCAACGAGGAGGCCTCCAACATCTCCCAGGGTCAGAAGCAGCTGCTCACCATCGCTCGTGCGATCCTGGCCGATCCGCCCATCTTGATCCTTGATGAGGCCACCTCCAATGTGGATACCCGAACGGAGGTCTATATCCAAAGGGCCATGAATAAGCTGATGGTGGGACGGACCAGTTTCGTCATCGCACACCGCTTATCCACGATCAAGGAGGCCGATCTCATCCTGGTGATGAACGCGGGCCATGTGATCGAACAGGGCACGCATCAAGAACTCCTGGAGCAAAAGGGATTCTACGCGGATCTTTACAACAGTCAGTTCGCCGGTCAGCAGTCGGCATGA
- a CDS encoding tyrosine-protein phosphatase, translating to MFYRRLPLEKCVNVRDLGGYPAQKGTATQFGRFLRGDALYDLSQSDLRFLWDYGVRNVFDLRGNAEKETEPNAFKGVPGVTVYDICLWDTDAYADTVHLISNGMGDFYVALADRYPDNLGRLFTLMAECEGGILFHCSAGKDRTGVTAALLLGLVGVAYNDIVANYQVSNTYIRVNSQRPALRNVPMNALSSDASYIEQFLDFIKERGGAREFLKSTGVSETNLNRLAEKLVT from the coding sequence ATGTTTTATCGCAGACTGCCCCTTGAAAAATGCGTCAATGTCCGGGACTTGGGAGGCTACCCGGCCCAAAAGGGCACGGCCACCCAATTCGGCCGCTTCCTTCGGGGCGATGCGCTCTATGACCTATCCCAGTCGGATCTTCGTTTCCTGTGGGATTACGGCGTCAGGAACGTCTTTGACCTCAGGGGAAACGCGGAAAAGGAAACGGAGCCCAATGCCTTCAAGGGCGTGCCCGGGGTTACGGTATATGACATTTGTCTATGGGATACCGATGCCTATGCCGATACGGTGCATCTCATCTCCAACGGCATGGGTGATTTCTATGTAGCGCTGGCGGACCGTTATCCGGACAACCTGGGCAGGCTTTTCACGCTGATGGCGGAGTGCGAAGGCGGCATATTGTTTCACTGCTCCGCGGGCAAGGATCGAACCGGTGTGACAGCGGCCCTGCTCCTTGGACTTGTTGGCGTGGCATATAACGATATTGTGGCCAATTATCAGGTAAGCAACACCTACATCCGGGTCAATTCCCAGCGTCCCGCTCTCCGGAACGTGCCCATGAACGCCCTCAGTTCCGACGCTTCCTACATTGAACAATTCCTCGATTTTATAAAGGAGAGGGGCGGCGCCCGGGAGTTCTTGAAAAGCACCGGCGTGTCCGAGACAAACCTGAACCGGTTGGCGGAAAAACTGGTGACTTGA
- a CDS encoding HlyD family efflux transporter periplasmic adaptor subunit — MRIRIRRIKPRFYVFVGIVVLIPIIILLANMGGSKTAFVDWGIMSSSSKKDVVLLRSETVVKAESAGKVVYVAEEGQRVAQGDKVVEVYQAGYDQKSLDDYDALQKKIYEYQIGALADIKNENLSTIDQAIKGKQNQLNAVYDAEDRTETLKLEEELNQLIELRKAHLRQIVPLDSQLNELYLEEQNLLTKINAWKKDELAPEAGIVSFYFDGNEAALNPQELDKLTVKDIQTLLQGSASYSNQQEAKIDQPLYRLVSSNTWYVAILGDENSDLALSETYDIVFEGMENATYTGQVVVDKDKGKDHLTILSVEQDIQPLLNVREAKASIGKSQEGFMIPKDALYEKSGQKGVYIVNGREETFVGVEVLEENDESYLIRELNGGETIKVNQAVKCR, encoded by the coding sequence ATGAGGATACGCATACGTAGAATTAAACCCCGCTTCTATGTTTTTGTGGGTATAGTGGTGCTGATCCCAATCATCATCCTGCTGGCCAATATGGGCGGCTCCAAGACCGCCTTTGTGGACTGGGGAATCATGTCCTCCAGTTCAAAGAAGGACGTGGTGCTGCTCCGTTCAGAGACGGTGGTCAAGGCGGAGAGTGCGGGCAAGGTTGTCTACGTGGCCGAAGAGGGTCAGCGCGTAGCCCAGGGGGACAAGGTTGTGGAGGTTTATCAGGCCGGTTACGACCAGAAATCTCTCGATGACTACGATGCGCTGCAAAAAAAGATCTATGAATATCAGATCGGCGCGCTGGCCGATATTAAGAATGAAAATCTATCCACCATTGATCAGGCGATCAAGGGAAAGCAGAATCAACTGAACGCCGTCTACGATGCGGAGGACCGAACCGAGACCCTCAAGCTGGAGGAGGAACTCAATCAACTGATCGAACTGCGCAAGGCCCATCTTCGCCAGATCGTTCCGTTGGACAGCCAGCTGAACGAACTGTATCTGGAGGAACAGAATCTTCTGACCAAGATCAACGCTTGGAAGAAGGACGAGCTTGCCCCGGAAGCCGGCATCGTAAGCTTTTATTTTGATGGCAATGAAGCCGCGCTCAATCCCCAGGAGTTGGACAAGCTCACGGTGAAGGACATCCAGACCCTGTTGCAGGGAAGTGCCAGCTACAGCAACCAGCAGGAGGCGAAAATCGATCAGCCCCTGTACCGCCTGGTGAGCAGCAACACATGGTATGTGGCCATACTTGGGGATGAGAATTCCGATCTGGCTCTCAGCGAGACCTACGATATCGTCTTCGAGGGCATGGAAAATGCAACCTATACCGGCCAGGTCGTGGTGGACAAGGACAAGGGCAAGGATCACCTGACCATCCTGTCGGTGGAGCAGGATATCCAGCCGCTTCTCAACGTTCGGGAAGCCAAAGCCAGCATTGGGAAGAGCCAGGAAGGCTTTATGATCCCAAAGGACGCTCTTTATGAGAAGAGCGGACAAAAGGGCGTTTACATTGTGAACGGCAGGGAGGAAACTTTCGTGGGTGTGGAAGTGCTGGAAGAGAACGATGAATCCTATTTGATTCGGGAGTTGAACGGCGGAGAGACCATCAAGGTCAATCAGGCCGTCAAATGCCGCTAG
- a CDS encoding ECF transporter S component — protein sequence MTSKAKTKWMMRVSMLAAVAVVLMYLEFPLPLFPPWLQIDFSDIPALLGGIALGPWAAVTIEVLKNLVHILLKGLSFGGAGQLANLLIGLGLVLPAALWTRAHPIRRGALIGIAWGTLCVAIVGPLANVFILVPAAGISTEALAGAMTPIMEILGLQGRLSPMVGYGLLAVAPFNIIKGLLGMLVVGLLYKPLLPTLSAVERE from the coding sequence ATGACATCAAAAGCAAAGACCAAATGGATGATGCGGGTTTCCATGCTGGCAGCGGTGGCTGTAGTGCTGATGTATCTGGAGTTCCCTCTGCCGCTGTTTCCGCCCTGGCTCCAGATCGATTTTTCCGACATTCCGGCGCTCCTTGGCGGTATTGCCCTCGGTCCTTGGGCGGCGGTGACGATCGAGGTGCTGAAAAATCTGGTCCACATTCTTCTGAAAGGATTGTCCTTTGGCGGCGCGGGGCAGCTGGCCAACCTGCTGATCGGCCTTGGCCTGGTGCTTCCGGCGGCCCTTTGGACGAGGGCCCATCCCATCCGCAGAGGCGCGCTCATCGGCATCGCCTGGGGCACTTTGTGCGTGGCCATCGTGGGTCCGCTGGCAAACGTGTTCATCTTGGTGCCCGCGGCGGGCATCTCCACGGAGGCTCTGGCAGGAGCCATGACGCCCATTATGGAGATTTTGGGATTGCAGGGCAGGCTTTCACCCATGGTGGGCTACGGGCTTTTGGCGGTGGCGCCTTTCAACATCATCAAGGGTCTGCTGGGCATGCTGGTGGTGGGGCTTCTCTATAAGCCTTTGCTGCCCACTTTGTCGGCGGTGGAACGGGAATAA
- the sfsA gene encoding DNA/RNA nuclease SfsA, whose amino-acid sequence MRLEGLVKGQFMERLNRFAARVAVNGEPCLCHVPNSGRMRELLLVGAEVLLLPAEAGSERKTAYTLVMVRYRGSWVMIHAHWTNDIAEEGLRRGFFPGFEEAADIRREVVHGGSRFDLGFRMAGRLWLGEVKCVTLVEDGLALFPDAPTLRGAKHMEHLKDALEAGYGAAVFFIIQREDAKAFRPNRAMDSHFDEAFWRLLRAGGLAGAFGCQVTEECVSVSHNVPILRQET is encoded by the coding sequence ATGCGGCTGGAAGGTTTGGTGAAAGGACAATTTATGGAACGGCTCAACCGGTTTGCGGCCAGGGTGGCTGTAAATGGGGAGCCCTGTCTATGCCATGTGCCCAATTCGGGGCGGATGCGGGAACTGCTCCTTGTCGGTGCGGAGGTACTGCTTCTGCCGGCTGAAGCGGGATCGGAACGAAAGACGGCCTATACCCTGGTCATGGTGCGTTACCGAGGCAGTTGGGTGATGATCCACGCCCATTGGACCAATGATATCGCTGAAGAGGGGCTTCGCCGGGGTTTTTTTCCGGGCTTTGAAGAAGCGGCGGATATACGGCGGGAAGTGGTCCATGGCGGCAGCCGGTTTGACCTGGGCTTTCGCATGGCGGGCAGGCTGTGGCTGGGTGAGGTGAAGTGTGTGACCCTGGTGGAGGATGGCCTGGCACTTTTTCCCGATGCACCCACCCTGCGGGGCGCCAAACACATGGAGCATCTGAAGGATGCGCTGGAAGCGGGCTACGGCGCGGCGGTGTTCTTTATCATTCAGAGGGAGGATGCCAAAGCCTTTCGCCCCAATCGGGCCATGGATTCCCATTTTGACGAAGCTTTTTGGCGGCTTTTGAGAGCGGGCGGCCTGGCTGGAGCCTTTGGCTGCCAGGTCACGGAGGAGTGCGTTTCGGTTTCCCATAACGTGCCCATTCTTCGACAAGAGACATAA